The genomic segment AAGATGCTCTAGTGGGtgtccagtgctattcaacatttttatcaatgaCTTAGACAATGGAATAGatagcatgcttatcaaattttcaGATGATACCAAATTGGGAAGGGTAGCTTATACCTCAGAAAATAGGATCGGAATCCAAAATGACTAACAGATTAGAGATCTGGACTCAAACTAACAAACTACAAGAGGGAACATGTACAGTGCTACATTTAGGCTGATAAAATGACATGCATGTTTGTTTTGAAAACTACATGTGAAAGTTATATTGGAGGCTACATAAACAGAGCTCAGCATGAGTCAATAGTGATGTATCAGCTAAaatgccaatgcaattctaggttgcACCAATAGAATTATAGTTAGATcgagggaagtaatagtaccactctaGTTTGTGTTGGTCAgctctcacctggaataatgctGTGACCAGTTCTggtcaccacaattcaagaaggataattgacaagctagaacatgtctAAAGAAAAATGACTAACATGCAATGCAATTGCCACAAAACTTTGCCACATACAATTCAACTAACAAAAGCCACCTCAGTTGTACTATCCATGCTGTATACCCCAAAGATCTTTACTTCATTTTGCTAATTCATACAAGTGGTGGCTCCCAAAGAAGTAAATGCATAGAGACTGCTGAAAACCCTATTTTGCAAAATTGAATTCCACCTACTGGCAATATATgtgctctttctttttttcccttcttacaAATCATGTCTGCATTTCCCCTCTACATATTCTTCATGGCAGCCATGCAAACTGCCTACAATTGAAATAATACACAGGACAGGGTGGAAGAGGATCCAATATAATGAAGTAGTTTGGGTGTTGTACTATGACTTTTGAGACCAGTGTTTGAATCTCCGCTCAGTTGTAAAAATCCACTGAGTGATCATAAGCGAGTCACACTTGGATAAGGAGTGGGGTTTGAATGTTTTAATAACGGCTACCTTATAAAAAGCCAGTGAGCTTTTAAATTGGTCTTCTGCTTGCCTCTTGCTAGAAAAGAAAAGTAGTGCTCCTATTTATGGTATAGGAGTTCATCTTCATTCTTCACCCACAcacttatttatttcgtgtcaaaagcattgcataacaaatacattttaaaaatgatgaaaaaatagaggaaatcacaaacaactataTGGTTTTAgatcaaaagcgggcaacagccaCCGCATTGGCAAACATCAATGCATAACTGATAAACTGATAATTATACCAGCATATCTTTCATCTTGTATCAAAGAGAATGCTGAAATGTAACCTTTGTGTTCAAAATGTTTGCATTTCACTTTCTCGTCTGTGACTATTGGTATTATTGGGGGCTTGTCATCTATTCTGCACTCTATTTTTCAAGATTGTATACAAATGTGATGGGAAAAGTGAAGTATCGTCTTCTGATTGGTCAACCATGTTACAAGTTAATAACGTAACAATAACGTCTGGCATAAATCAGTGTTTCCTACACTCTTTCATGATCCAATTCTGCTGTCTAAGGGCCCAACTATAAAGGCCAAATGTGGTGGCATGGGGGTGAGTGCACTCTATGGTGCCCACATGATGCATGGAAGTGTTTTGCCCtgctgtccaaacgtatcttcccctatgagcccatgagaaccttaagatcatctggagaggccctgctctcggtcccacccgcctcacaggcacagctggtggggacgagagacaggaccttctcggtggtggctccccggttgtggaactccctccccagtgacattcggcaggccccatcccttctggggttcagaaaaaaactgaagacctggctatgtacgcaggcatttgaagaataagcatgtgttggcttcgacgtggtctgaattacggctcttgtataaggtctggtggatgaatggcataagcactttgcattgttttaaactttgtgtattgtattttatgactgttttaacgttttagttcattgtataacagtgtaacggcatcaattgccacttgtaaaccgccctgagtcccctcgggtgagaagggcggggtataaataattgaaataaataaataaataataaataaatactgcctaGTAAGGCCACTTACCCAAAGTTGGGGGATGCCACAGAGCTTCCCTGATGCTCCAAAGCTCACCCACACTTTTGGTATGTGTAAACAGTTGTTCCAATTCTGAATTGGAACTGGCTGCTGTTTACATAATTACACCTTCTTTCCCAGGCTTGTCtttttatctggattgttataaTTTACTGTGCTCTTATTTTGTGTTTTGCTCTAAAAGATGTTTTGTATTTATGTCTTGTGGACGTTTTGTCCCATATGTCCCTTTGGGGaagatggtgacggggtataagaattttttatttttattattattattattattattattattattattattattattattattatttatattattcatCCTTTCTACAACAAACcagaattttcaaaatccaattatcacagggatagaaagtgagattaaatcttctgaacataggcacagacagcaaaacaaacaccacaggggtgtcaaccctatatttggctagagttacactttaaaaatgtacctgttctgacttacatgctAATTCAGCTTAAGAAAAACCTTCAGAACCAATTTTGTTTGTAACAAGAGGACTACCTGTACATGGTCCAATGCACAGTGTGAACCACTACTATGCAGTGGGTCATCTTATGCAATGCCTAGTTGGGTAGCATTGCAGTTCATTGGTATGGGTTATGTATTGTGCCAATAACATAGCTCAACActgtaaagcagtgtttctcaaactctgatcatatgttttggacttcagtttgcaCAGTTCCTAACATTTGGtagctggctggggtttctgggagctgaggtccaaaacacctggaggaccagagaTTGCGAAACACTGCTGTAAAGTTACATGTTACAACCTCTTGTGTAGGGTCTCAGGTAATATATTTTGTTGCCGGAAGAAAATTTTACTTGTTGGCCAGAAAAGGATTTCTGAGAATCTCTGCCTTAGCTTTTATAGAGGTGCTGTCAGCAGGTTGTAACACTGTAATTTCGAACAGCAATCCAATTTTGCCGAGTCTCTTCCAGCCATAGTCAGTCGAAGCAAAATAAActcctggcctttttgaatatctGAATGGGAAAATGGGAGCGGTTGTCAAAAGTGGTGGCCTCCTCAGGAGTGATGTTGCCATTTTCCTATCTCTGCGGAACAACCTTGACTGTATTcacgggtcatatcaaaatccataattctggccccaaaacctgccctcaacttatacatgaggtcaatgaGTATATGGTAAGGAAAAGTCCCAATGTTCTAACAACATTTTGGGCATGAGTGAAGTATGTATTTCTGATGGTTGCTTTACTATGGTTTGTACACCTACTTTTTCTTGCTGATTAATTATAATCTCTGACCAAAGCAGATGAATAATCAATGTGTAGGCTGGAATGCTTATGGCCTAATAAACTTACTAGGAAAtgaattataaattaaaataaacagtttcttttccatgttatttatttgttttatttactttgtatcccgcctttctttctgaggggactcaaggcggctaacaatcacACACTTGTATCAAttttaaacaaagcaaatacaaaaaaattaaataacattgcacatttagttaaaatacaattaaaatgtaataaatacaatttaaatgcattttaaaacacataatctcACCCAAGATGTCACCCGCAACCTCTCCAGCTAACTGGAGACATAAGTGTGAGTCTATAATTTAGACTGTTTAAATCTGTTTAAAAGGGGTTTATATCTAAATAATAAcatctgtaaatgcatatgttcCATATTATTGAATTAAGAAGTACTCAAAGcaataacatcaaattaaagttaaataaacaaaataaaatatatattttaaataattagaCAAATGATGCTAGAAAGAAGTATCTAGTGTTTTTCAAATCCAGTGCGCAAAACAAACTGCACCAGTGCAACCAACcgatttaaaaaatcaacatagTTTTGTTCTTCATATGATTCACACAGCGGACATACTTCATCTTCTTTTGCATCTCCTGCAACTTGTTTCTGCAGTAAAAAGATTTATAAAACTTACTGTTAGTCATCTATTTTTCAGAAGAAGGCCACACCATAATCTCAAATATGATTTATATTCCCAATAAATTGTCAGTGGATCATATCAATCTCTGGAATGCCTGTGTTACCGTACAAGCAGCCTacacaataaaatttatattatGATTATCATCAGATTTGGCACACATAACTATACCCAAGGAGCAGACACATAAGGACAGTTCACTCACTTAAGACTGAACCAATACAATAAGAGCTAGTTCAACATAGTAGCCCTGAAGCTATTATATTTCTAAATTCACTTCCGTTTTAGGGGGAAATATCTTAATACAAAATGatagtatatttatatttaccaTTTATCTTAGTGGGTTCCGGTTTTTTAGAgagcaaatacaaaaaacactttTGTACTGCCTGAATGTTAGCTATTTGTTTAGACCTCAAAAGATGTTGATTAAATGAAACAAAGTGGGATCTAGTCTGAAGAATTCCTGTTATGTCTGGCCATGTGACATAAATAATGTTTCTCACATATGATTCAGTTTAGAAAAATGAAtcttattaggttcctttcatcggggtattttaatctaatgattttatcttatattgctgctatagtcccccccacctttgaagttgactgaattgcattggtggttgtttgatattattactgttgtataaacctttgttttaacttctgttttatcatcttgtgttttaaactgcgtATATTggtaatgtatttgcgctgttacttttgtaacattgtgagccgccccgagtccccacggggagatggtggcggggtataaataaagtttttttattattattattattattattattattattattattatcttttggtagtacagtagagtctcacttatccaacataaacgggccggcagaatgttggataagcgaatatgttggataataaggaggcattaaggaaaagcctattaaacatcaaattaggttatgattttacaaattaagcaccaaaacatcatattagacaacaaatttggcagaaaaagtagttcaatacgcagtaatgctatgtagtaattactgtatttatgaatttagcaccaaaatatcacgatatattgaaaacattgactacaaaaatgtgttggataatccagaacgttggataagtgagactctactgtacttacccaACCAGCGCGAAGATTTCTCTtgatattttgtattgtatttgtaatgtttctgttttcattttcttcttctagAATGTCAATTTCACGCATAAAACATTCCATTGCTGGCCTCGCGCATTTCACCTTAAATAagcaagaaaataacattttcaaaagtGGGAAAGATGGTACATGATCAATTTTCAGGGCTGGTATAAATTCCTAGTTACCTAATGTTAACCCAGCTTGACATACTTCAGTGTCATGTCATGAACCACTTTGGAAACACTCACTTTTGAAAGCAGCATTCGGAAACCACtgttaaaagtcatgtttaaaatCAGAATGGTTCCCAGTGCAATAAA from the Anolis carolinensis isolate JA03-04 chromosome 5, rAnoCar3.1.pri, whole genome shotgun sequence genome contains:
- the LOC107982929 gene encoding interleukin-15-like; amino-acid sequence: MECFMREIDILEEENENRNITNTIQNIKRNLRAGWKQVAGDAKEDEVCPLCESYEEQNYVDFLNRLVALVQFVLRTGFEKH